In Pyrus communis chromosome 8, drPyrComm1.1, whole genome shotgun sequence, one genomic interval encodes:
- the LOC137743303 gene encoding vacuolar protein sorting-associated protein 51 homolog isoform X1, protein MSDPTGFYSPDPSMSFPNSKSSSKMKSNIVGMEANMEQLLEKIMSVRSRSGGVNTCLFEKREHIEKLHRTRNLLPKIQFIPARLGKCIKSEAYADAVKFYTGAMPIFKIYGDSSFQDCKRVSEEAVTIIIKNLQGKLFSDSESVQARAEAAVLLKQLDFPVCTALSI, encoded by the exons ATGTCTGATCCTACCGGCTTCTACTCCCCTGACCCTTCGATGTCGTTTCCCAACTCTAAGTCCTCGTCCAA AATGAAAAGTAATATTGTGGgcatggaggcaaatatggaaCAGCTCCTTGAGAAG ATAATGTCTGTGCGATCTAGAAGTGGTGGGGTTAACACTTGTCTTTTTGAGAAGAGGGAACACATAGAAAAGTTGCATCGCACACGCAACCTTCTCCCTAAAATTCAG TTCATACCTGCTAGACTTGGGAAGTGTATCAAATCAGAAGCATATGCTGATGCGGTCAAGTTTTATACAGGAGCAATGCCAATTTTTAAG ATATATGGAGACTCCTCATTCCAGGATTGTAAGCGAGTATCTGAAGAAGCAGTGACCATAATTATCAAGAATTTGCAG GGAAAGCTGTTCTCAGATTCCGAATCTGTACAAGCAAGAGCTGAGGCTGCTGTTCTTCTTAAGCAATTGGATTTTCCAGTTTGTACTGCACTTTCTATTTAA
- the LOC137743303 gene encoding vacuolar protein sorting-associated protein 51 homolog isoform X2 yields MNVEMAAEIKNLDTDLQIMKSNIVGMEANMEQLLEKIMSVRSRSGGVNTCLFEKREHIEKLHRTRNLLPKIQFIPARLGKCIKSEAYADAVKFYTGAMPIFKIYGDSSFQDCKRVSEEAVTIIIKNLQGKLFSDSESVQARAEAAVLLKQLDFPVCTALSI; encoded by the exons ATGAACGTTGAAATGGCTGCTGAGATAAAGAATCTTGATACTGACTTACAAAT AATGAAAAGTAATATTGTGGgcatggaggcaaatatggaaCAGCTCCTTGAGAAG ATAATGTCTGTGCGATCTAGAAGTGGTGGGGTTAACACTTGTCTTTTTGAGAAGAGGGAACACATAGAAAAGTTGCATCGCACACGCAACCTTCTCCCTAAAATTCAG TTCATACCTGCTAGACTTGGGAAGTGTATCAAATCAGAAGCATATGCTGATGCGGTCAAGTTTTATACAGGAGCAATGCCAATTTTTAAG ATATATGGAGACTCCTCATTCCAGGATTGTAAGCGAGTATCTGAAGAAGCAGTGACCATAATTATCAAGAATTTGCAG GGAAAGCTGTTCTCAGATTCCGAATCTGTACAAGCAAGAGCTGAGGCTGCTGTTCTTCTTAAGCAATTGGATTTTCCAGTTTGTACTGCACTTTCTATTTAA
- the LOC137743305 gene encoding bZIP transcription factor 53-like, translating into MSSLQRQSSSGSDGSATVDEKKRKRMLSNRESARRSRMKKQKLMDDLTTEITRLEMSNNQVRQTLDARERSYNEIESANNVLRAQAMELTDRLQSLNSVLHIFEEVSGFSVDIPEMHDPLLKPWQLPFPQPIPASSDMFFI; encoded by the coding sequence ATGTCTTCGCTTCAGCGCCAATCAAGCTCAGGATCCGACGGGTCCGCGACGGTGGacgagaagaagaggaagaggatgcTGTCCAACCGCGAATCCGCGAGGCGATCGCGGATGAAGAAGCAGAAGCTGATGGATGATCTGACGACTGAGATCACCAGACTGGAGATGTCGAACAATCAGGTTCGGCAGACACTCGATGCCAGGGAGCGCAGCTACAATGAGATAGAGTCTGCGAACAACGTGCTGAGAGCTCAAGCAATGGAGCTCACTGATCGACTGCAGTCATTGAACTCGGTCCTCCATATCTTTGAAGAGGTCAGCGGCTTCTCGGTCGACATCCCCGAGATGCATGATCCTCTGCTTAAGCCATGGCAGCTCCCCTTCCCGCAGCCCATCCCGGCCTCCTCCGACATGTTCTTCATTTGA